In a genomic window of Alcanivorax sp.:
- the metK gene encoding methionine adenosyltransferase has product MSEYSIFTSESVSEGHPDKMADQISDAVLDAIIKDDPHARVAVETMVKTGMAIVAGEVRTSTYVELEDIVRQVILDIGYDSSDKGFDGASCAVLNGIGKQSADIAIGVDEAENKEMGAGDQGLMFGFATNETDTLMPAPVYYSHRLVERQAQLRKNGTLPWLRPDAKSQVTLRYENGMPVAVDAVVLSTQHSPDIKLADLREAVMEEIIKPVLPEEWLHKDTLYHVNPTGIFVIGGPMGDCGLTGRKIIVDTYGGMARHGGGAFSGKDPSKVDRSAAYAGRYVAKNIVAAGLASKCEIQVSYAIGVAEPTSISVNTFGTGKISDNAIVDLVREHFDLRPRGIIEMLDLRKPIYRPTASYGHFGREGFSWEKTDKAADLAKAL; this is encoded by the coding sequence ATGAGTGAATATTCCATCTTTACCTCCGAATCTGTGTCCGAAGGCCATCCGGACAAAATGGCCGACCAGATCTCGGACGCCGTTCTGGATGCCATCATCAAGGATGACCCCCATGCACGGGTGGCGGTGGAAACCATGGTGAAAACCGGCATGGCCATCGTCGCCGGTGAAGTCCGTACCAGCACCTATGTGGAACTGGAAGACATCGTTCGCCAGGTCATTCTGGATATCGGCTATGACAGCTCCGACAAGGGCTTCGACGGTGCCAGCTGTGCGGTACTCAACGGCATCGGCAAGCAGTCTGCCGATATCGCCATCGGTGTGGATGAAGCCGAAAACAAGGAAATGGGTGCTGGCGACCAGGGCCTGATGTTCGGCTTTGCCACCAATGAAACCGATACCCTGATGCCCGCACCGGTTTACTACTCCCACCGCCTGGTAGAACGTCAGGCCCAGCTGCGCAAGAACGGCACCCTGCCCTGGTTGCGCCCGGATGCGAAAAGCCAGGTTACCCTGCGCTATGAAAACGGTATGCCGGTGGCCGTGGATGCGGTGGTGTTATCCACCCAGCACTCCCCGGATATCAAGCTGGCAGACCTGCGCGAAGCGGTGATGGAAGAAATCATCAAGCCGGTCCTACCGGAAGAGTGGCTGCACAAGGACACCCTGTACCACGTGAACCCCACAGGGATTTTCGTGATCGGCGGCCCCATGGGTGACTGCGGCCTGACCGGTCGCAAAATCATCGTGGACACCTATGGCGGCATGGCCCGTCACGGTGGCGGCGCTTTCTCTGGCAAGGATCCGTCCAAGGTAGACCGCTCAGCTGCCTACGCTGGCCGTTATGTGGCCAAGAACATCGTTGCCGCTGGCCTGGCCAGCAAGTGCGAGATTCAGGTGAGCTATGCCATTGGCGTGGCCGAACCCACCTCCATCTCCGTGAACACTTTCGGCACCGGCAAAATCAGCGACAACGCCATTGTCGACCTGGTTCGCGAGCACTTTGACCTGCGCCCGCGCGGCATCATTGAAATGCTCGACCTGCGCAAGCCGATCTACCGGCCCACTGCCAGCTACGGCCACTTCGGCCGCGAAGGCTTCAGCTGGGAGAAAACCGACAAGGCCGCAGATCTGGCCAAGGCGCTTTAA
- a CDS encoding metalloregulator ArsR/SmtB family transcription factor, giving the protein MNAQAPDAPEITDHLAGFLKAAGDPLRLQVLQVLGQNSFGVLELCDIMAMKQSGMSHHLKVLAQGGLVEKRREGNSIFYRRRLPQADSVEGALHEALLAELDDGHLDPGVAERLEQVQSQRAEQSRAYFARHAEQVDHQQELIADYEQYAEQALELLTRACPEGGTALEIGPGDGQFLLELAARFDSVLGLDNAEAMLERARQSLAVAKRQNVQLILGEWPASATTLPTADAVVLNMVLHHLPAPASAISAAARQLNDGGTLLITDLCRHDQHWAHEACGDFWLGFEEADLVDWAGRAGLELQESQFLALRNGFQVQVRTFRKSSK; this is encoded by the coding sequence ATGAATGCACAAGCACCCGACGCACCGGAGATCACCGATCATCTGGCGGGCTTTCTCAAGGCCGCTGGCGACCCGCTACGTCTTCAGGTATTGCAGGTGCTGGGCCAGAACAGCTTCGGGGTACTGGAGCTGTGCGACATCATGGCCATGAAGCAATCCGGCATGAGCCACCACCTTAAGGTGCTGGCCCAGGGTGGTCTGGTGGAGAAGCGCCGGGAAGGCAATTCCATCTTCTACCGCCGGCGCTTACCGCAGGCAGACAGCGTAGAAGGCGCGCTTCACGAGGCCTTGTTGGCCGAGCTGGATGATGGGCACCTGGACCCCGGGGTTGCCGAGCGGCTGGAACAGGTACAAAGCCAGCGCGCAGAGCAGAGCCGGGCCTATTTTGCTCGCCATGCGGAACAGGTCGACCACCAGCAGGAGCTAATCGCCGACTACGAGCAGTACGCCGAACAGGCCCTGGAACTCCTTACCAGAGCCTGCCCGGAAGGTGGCACGGCCCTGGAAATCGGCCCCGGCGACGGCCAGTTTCTGCTGGAACTGGCCGCGCGCTTCGACTCCGTGCTGGGTCTGGATAACGCCGAGGCCATGCTGGAGCGGGCGCGTCAGAGCCTGGCCGTCGCCAAGCGGCAAAATGTGCAACTGATACTGGGTGAGTGGCCCGCCAGCGCCACCACCCTGCCCACGGCGGATGCCGTGGTGCTGAACATGGTGCTACATCACCTGCCGGCCCCCGCCAGCGCCATCAGCGCGGCGGCCCGGCAATTGAATGACGGCGGCACCCTGCTGATCACCGATCTCTGTCGGCATGACCAGCACTGGGCCCACGAGGCCTGTGGTGATTTCTGGCTCGGCTTTGAAGAAGCCGATCTGGTGGACTGGGCCGGCCGCGCCGGCCTGGAATTGCAGGAAAGCCAGTTTCTGGCCCTGCGTAATGGTTTTCAGGTGCAGGTACGCACCTTCAGGAAGAGTAGCAAGTAA
- the tkt gene encoding transketolase: MSSAPARRELANAIRALSMDAVQKANSGHPGAPMGMADIAEVLWRGFLKHNPQDPTWPDRDRFVLSNGHGSMLLYSLLHLSGYGVSLDDIKNFRQLGSPTAGHPEYGDAPGIETTTGPLGQGIANAVGMALAEKMLAAQFNREGHAIVDHYTYCFLGDGCMMEGISHEACSLAGTLGLGKLVAFYDDNGISIDGEVEGWFTDDTVERFRAYGWQVIPNVDGHSAEEVQVAIENARANTNQPTLICCKTVIGFGSPNKQGKEESHGAALGEDEIALTRESLGWKHGPFEIPAEIKQAWDGSEKGAAAQSDWQQRFDAYKAAYPELAADFLRRQAGELPANFLEQADAYIRECQEKGDKVATRKASQNTLDAFGPLLPELAGGSADLAGSNNTIWKGCKSVTAEDASGNYIHYGVREFAMTAIQNGLCLHGGLRPYGGTFLVFMEYARNAVRMAALMHQPNILVYTHDSIGLGEDGPTHQPIEQMANLRLTPNMRTWRPCDTVESAVAWKKAIVRQDGPSALIFSRQGLPCMERGEAQLAEIEKGGYTLLQTGEGTPDAIIIATGSEVELAVNAAKALTGKNVRVVSMPCVEEFLAQDRDYQESVLPSDVRARVAVEAAIADYWYRFVGLDGKVVGMNSFGASAPAGDLFKHFNITAEAVQQAVESLL; encoded by the coding sequence ATGTCCAGTGCCCCCGCCCGCCGTGAACTCGCCAACGCTATCCGTGCCCTGAGCATGGATGCGGTACAGAAAGCCAATTCCGGGCACCCCGGTGCGCCTATGGGAATGGCGGATATCGCCGAGGTACTATGGCGCGGCTTCCTCAAGCACAACCCGCAGGACCCCACCTGGCCCGACCGGGACCGCTTCGTGCTGTCCAATGGTCACGGCTCCATGCTGCTTTACAGCCTGCTGCACCTGAGCGGTTACGGCGTCAGCCTGGACGACATCAAAAACTTCCGCCAGCTGGGCAGCCCCACCGCCGGTCACCCGGAATATGGCGATGCCCCGGGCATCGAAACCACCACCGGGCCGCTGGGCCAGGGTATTGCCAATGCGGTGGGCATGGCGCTGGCGGAAAAAATGCTGGCTGCGCAGTTCAACCGTGAAGGGCACGCCATCGTTGACCACTACACCTACTGCTTCCTGGGTGATGGCTGCATGATGGAAGGGATCTCCCACGAAGCCTGCTCCCTGGCCGGCACCCTGGGCCTGGGCAAGCTGGTGGCCTTCTACGACGACAACGGCATTTCCATTGATGGCGAGGTGGAAGGCTGGTTTACCGATGATACTGTGGAGCGCTTCCGCGCCTACGGCTGGCAGGTGATCCCCAATGTGGATGGCCACAGCGCGGAAGAGGTGCAGGTGGCCATCGAGAACGCCCGCGCCAATACCAATCAGCCCACCCTGATCTGTTGCAAGACCGTGATCGGTTTCGGCAGCCCCAACAAGCAGGGCAAGGAAGAGTCCCACGGTGCCGCCCTGGGTGAAGACGAAATTGCCCTGACCCGCGAATCCCTGGGTTGGAAACATGGCCCCTTCGAGATTCCCGCCGAGATCAAGCAAGCCTGGGATGGTAGCGAAAAAGGTGCCGCCGCCCAGAGTGACTGGCAGCAGCGTTTCGACGCCTACAAAGCTGCCTATCCGGAGCTGGCGGCGGACTTCCTGCGCCGTCAGGCCGGTGAGCTGCCCGCCAACTTCCTGGAGCAGGCGGATGCCTATATCCGCGAGTGTCAGGAGAAAGGCGACAAGGTGGCCACCCGCAAGGCCAGCCAGAACACCCTGGACGCCTTCGGCCCGTTGCTGCCGGAACTGGCCGGCGGCTCCGCCGACCTGGCCGGCTCCAACAACACCATCTGGAAAGGCTGCAAATCGGTCACCGCCGAGGATGCCAGCGGCAACTACATCCATTACGGGGTCCGCGAGTTCGCCATGACCGCGATCCAGAATGGCCTGTGCCTGCACGGCGGTCTGCGGCCCTACGGCGGCACCTTCCTGGTGTTCATGGAATACGCCCGCAACGCAGTGCGCATGGCGGCGCTGATGCACCAGCCCAACATTCTGGTCTACACCCACGATTCCATCGGCCTGGGTGAAGATGGCCCGACTCACCAGCCCATCGAGCAAATGGCCAACCTTCGCCTGACGCCGAACATGCGCACCTGGCGCCCCTGTGACACGGTGGAATCCGCGGTGGCCTGGAAGAAAGCCATTGTCCGCCAGGACGGCCCTTCCGCGCTGATTTTCTCCCGTCAGGGTCTGCCCTGCATGGAGCGTGGTGAGGCACAGCTGGCCGAGATCGAGAAAGGTGGCTACACCCTGCTGCAAACCGGTGAAGGCACCCCGGACGCCATCATCATTGCCACCGGCTCTGAAGTGGAATTGGCGGTGAATGCGGCCAAGGCCCTGACCGGCAAAAATGTCCGTGTGGTGTCCATGCCCTGCGTGGAAGAGTTTCTGGCCCAGGACCGTGATTACCAGGAAAGCGTACTGCCCTCCGATGTGCGTGCCCGGGTTGCGGTGGAAGCGGCCATCGCCGATTACTGGTACCGCTTCGTGGGCCTGGACGGCAAGGTGGTGGGCATGAACAGCTTCGGTGCTTCGGCCCCGGCTGGTGATCTGTTCAAGCACTTCAATATCACTGCCGAGGCAGTGCAGCAGGCCGTGGAGAGCCTGCTCTAA
- a CDS encoding glyceraldehyde 3-phosphate dehydrogenase NAD-binding domain-containing protein: MKVAINGYGRIGRSFVRALAEREGAGWQAPFTLAAINDKGRPEDLLYLTRYDTTHGRLAEPAELIEGMLRIGKQAPRLLQQPKPEQLPWAEMGVDLVLECSGHFRSHAGASRHLDAGAGRVIIGAVPFDQADQIVVYGVNHEDVRDDSKVLSAASCTTHCIAPLLTRLDQAYGIRQVLMKEIHSYTSDQTLLDHVHRDPRRGRAGAQNIVPTTSSAIGAVQQVLPALAGKISGHSIRVPTLNVAMVELTLLLERTPDSDNLNQWLQQQSKEASALIGYNDAPLVSVDFNHRPESAIVDATQTRVQGEMVQVVAWYDNEWGYANRLLDWVATLAESHQA, from the coding sequence GTGAAAGTCGCGATTAACGGCTACGGCCGTATCGGACGTTCTTTTGTCCGTGCCCTGGCCGAGCGCGAAGGCGCCGGCTGGCAGGCGCCTTTCACGCTGGCGGCGATCAATGACAAGGGCCGCCCGGAAGATCTGCTCTACCTGACCCGCTACGACACCACCCATGGTCGTCTGGCGGAACCGGCGGAGCTGATCGAAGGCATGCTGCGTATCGGCAAGCAGGCCCCGCGGTTGCTTCAGCAGCCGAAACCGGAACAATTGCCCTGGGCCGAGATGGGCGTGGATCTGGTGCTGGAATGCTCCGGCCATTTCCGCAGCCACGCGGGTGCCTCACGGCATCTGGATGCTGGCGCCGGGCGAGTCATCATCGGTGCGGTGCCGTTTGACCAGGCTGACCAGATCGTGGTCTACGGCGTGAACCATGAGGACGTGCGCGACGACAGTAAGGTATTGTCGGCGGCTTCCTGTACCACCCACTGCATTGCGCCGCTGCTGACCCGCCTGGACCAGGCCTACGGCATTCGCCAGGTGCTGATGAAGGAGATCCACTCCTACACCTCGGACCAGACCCTGCTGGACCATGTCCATCGGGATCCGCGTCGGGGCCGGGCGGGGGCACAAAACATTGTGCCTACCACCAGCAGTGCCATCGGCGCGGTGCAGCAGGTGCTGCCGGCCCTAGCCGGCAAGATCAGCGGCCATTCCATCCGTGTGCCCACCCTGAATGTGGCCATGGTGGAGCTGACATTGCTGCTGGAGCGTACCCCGGATAGCGACAATCTGAACCAGTGGCTGCAGCAGCAATCGAAAGAAGCCAGTGCGCTGATTGGTTACAATGACGCGCCGCTGGTAAGCGTGGATTTCAACCATCGGCCGGAATCTGCCATCGTCGACGCCACCCAGACCCGGGTGCAGGGCGAGATGGTGCAGGTGGTGGCCTGGTACGACAACGAATGGGGCTATGCGAACCGACTGCTCGACTGGGTGGCGACGCTGGCTGAATCACATCAAGCTTGA